A stretch of the Arthrobacter stackebrandtii genome encodes the following:
- the ppgK gene encoding polyphosphate--glucose phosphotransferase, which translates to MSQNTTLRLGIDIGGTAIKYGVVNTSTGECASPLAQVPTPDTPADVAEALRTIAAAVQALEQAPPADSPVGVAFPAIIRRGRACSAANISQEWLDMDVNGYFGDALGRPVHALNDADAAGLAEASLGAGQGRDGAVLVLTLGTGIGSAMVVDGRLVPNYELGHLEIGGAKAESRASAVARERDGLGWEDYAVRLQEYLRHVEMLFSPELIILGGGISVRHADFLPHVQLATPVVPAVLNNSAGVVGAALAVA; encoded by the coding sequence ATGAGCCAAAACACCACCCTGCGCCTGGGCATCGACATCGGCGGCACCGCCATCAAGTACGGCGTCGTGAACACATCCACGGGCGAATGCGCCAGCCCCCTGGCACAGGTGCCCACCCCCGACACCCCTGCCGACGTGGCCGAGGCGCTGCGCACCATCGCCGCCGCCGTCCAGGCCCTGGAGCAGGCGCCGCCGGCGGATTCGCCCGTGGGCGTGGCGTTCCCGGCCATCATCCGCCGCGGCCGTGCCTGCTCTGCGGCCAACATCAGCCAGGAGTGGCTGGACATGGACGTCAACGGCTACTTCGGGGATGCGCTGGGCCGGCCCGTCCATGCCTTGAACGACGCCGATGCGGCGGGCCTGGCGGAAGCGTCGCTGGGTGCCGGGCAGGGCCGGGACGGGGCGGTGCTGGTGCTCACCCTCGGCACCGGGATCGGTTCGGCCATGGTGGTGGACGGGCGGCTCGTGCCCAACTACGAGCTGGGACACCTGGAGATTGGCGGGGCGAAGGCCGAATCCCGCGCCTCCGCCGTGGCCCGGGAACGGGATGGGCTGGGCTGGGAGGATTACGCCGTGCGGCTGCAGGAATACCTGCGCCACGTGGAGATGCTGTTTTCGCCGGAGCTGATCATCCTGGGCGGCGGCATCTCCGTGCGCCACGCCGACTTCCTGCCCCACGTGCAACTGGCCACCCCCGTGGTGCCGGCCGTGCTGAACAACTCCGCGGGCGTTGTGGGCGCGGCGCTTGCCGTGGCCTGA
- a CDS encoding response regulator transcription factor, translating into MTASPRPATRRSLAVAGAVGSAVVLWLVGFGLLGLDPEVGSAGQVQEVNLASTVAVPLLAGLAAWGLLALLERRGAKGVRAWRIIGTVFLAVPGIAVLVVTTFGRPGYLRRALDAGARGFLVKDDPVEELAAAIRAVLAGETVVNPGLAAQSLRDGPNPLTGRERDTLAAGAGGATIVDIARTLQLSTSTVRNYLSSAIGKTGTRNRTEALTLARERGWL; encoded by the coding sequence GTGACGGCGTCACCCAGGCCGGCCACGCGCCGCAGCCTCGCCGTGGCAGGGGCGGTGGGATCCGCCGTCGTGCTGTGGCTGGTGGGATTTGGGCTGCTCGGACTGGACCCCGAAGTGGGTTCTGCGGGGCAGGTGCAGGAGGTGAATCTGGCGTCGACGGTGGCGGTCCCGCTGCTGGCCGGGCTGGCGGCGTGGGGCCTGCTGGCGCTGCTGGAACGGCGCGGCGCCAAGGGCGTTCGGGCGTGGCGGATCATCGGCACGGTGTTCCTGGCGGTGCCGGGCATTGCGGTCCTGGTGGTGACCACGTTTGGCCGTCCGGGCTACCTGCGCCGGGCACTCGATGCCGGCGCCCGCGGCTTCCTGGTCAAGGATGACCCCGTCGAGGAATTGGCCGCGGCCATCCGGGCGGTGCTCGCGGGGGAGACGGTGGTCAACCCCGGGCTGGCCGCGCAGTCGCTGCGTGACGGGCCCAACCCGTTGACCGGGCGGGAACGCGACACCCTGGCGGCGGGTGCGGGCGGCGCCACCATTGTGGACATCGCCCGCACCCTGCAGCTCTCCACGAGCACCGTGCGGAACTACCTTTCCAGCGCGATCGGCAAGACCGGAACGCGCAACCGGACCGAGGCGCTTACACTGGCACGGGAGCGCGGCTGGCTGTAG
- a CDS encoding VOC family protein, which yields METEGVVLSRVVADAKASLAFYRDGLGLSDASITDGIVHIKLPGLILFLAEAEVFAANTGQGKVKPGPGTSRSDGVISCAIKTTAAVDRLVQSAQRAGSAETGTRTIEHSSGHRQYIGSVTDPDGYLWQLVCNIGATSRIEGPGPPAAAIAGL from the coding sequence ATGGAAACCGAGGGAGTCGTCCTTTCACGAGTTGTGGCCGACGCCAAGGCGTCGCTGGCGTTTTACCGGGACGGGCTGGGCCTGTCCGATGCTTCCATCACGGACGGCATTGTCCACATCAAGCTGCCGGGCCTGATTCTGTTTCTGGCAGAGGCGGAGGTGTTTGCCGCCAACACCGGCCAGGGGAAAGTGAAACCCGGCCCCGGCACCAGCCGCAGTGACGGCGTCATCAGCTGCGCCATTAAGACGACCGCCGCCGTGGACCGGCTGGTGCAGTCCGCACAACGGGCCGGCAGCGCGGAAACCGGAACCCGCACCATTGAACATTCCAGCGGGCACCGCCAGTACATCGGCTCCGTCACCGACCCCGACGGCTATCTCTGGCAGCTTGTCTGCAACATCGGCGCCACCTCCCGGATCGAGGGCCCCGGCCCGCCCGCGGCCGCCATCGCCGGGCTGTAG
- a CDS encoding inositol monophosphatase family protein, translating to MTAATVDELLEVALRAAAAGAAVLASRDPAGFGATEKSSDADWVTAFDVAAENAVRAVITEARPHDIITGEELAPALPAEPSGYRWSIDPLDGTMNFIRNIAYYGTSVAVMGPDGAWLAGVVDAPALRRVYFASLGGGAWLDETRADGAQGVRELRGPVEERGGTLISTALTYDADVRRRLVSELDRRMDNFGDFRRLGSAALELCAVAEGSVDAYLEYGLFEHDFAAGGLIAEEAGAWVHRPVLSPAVNGLPTRDEVLSVWTGACVPGLEGKFAPEG from the coding sequence ATGACTGCCGCAACCGTTGATGAACTCCTCGAAGTCGCCCTGCGGGCCGCCGCTGCCGGGGCCGCCGTCCTCGCCTCCCGCGACCCCGCCGGGTTTGGCGCCACCGAGAAATCGTCCGACGCCGACTGGGTCACCGCCTTCGACGTCGCCGCGGAGAACGCCGTCCGCGCCGTCATCACGGAGGCCCGCCCGCACGACATCATCACCGGGGAGGAGCTCGCCCCCGCGCTCCCGGCCGAGCCTTCCGGCTACCGCTGGAGCATCGACCCGCTCGACGGCACCATGAACTTCATCCGCAACATCGCCTACTACGGCACCTCGGTTGCGGTCATGGGGCCCGACGGCGCATGGCTCGCCGGTGTTGTCGACGCACCGGCCCTGCGCCGCGTGTACTTTGCCTCCCTCGGCGGCGGCGCATGGCTGGACGAGACCCGGGCCGACGGCGCCCAGGGTGTGCGGGAACTTCGAGGACCGGTGGAGGAGCGAGGGGGCACGTTGATTTCCACGGCCCTGACCTATGACGCCGACGTCCGGCGCAGGCTCGTCTCGGAGCTGGATCGACGCATGGACAACTTCGGCGATTTCCGGCGCCTCGGATCCGCTGCGCTGGAGTTGTGCGCCGTGGCCGAGGGCTCGGTGGACGCCTACCTGGAATACGGCCTCTTTGAGCACGACTTCGCCGCTGGCGGCCTGATCGCCGAGGAAGCCGGGGCCTGGGTGCACCGGCCGGTCCTGAGCCCGGCCGTCAACGGGCTGCCCACCCGCGACGAGGTGCTGTCCGTCTGGACCGGTGCCTGCGTGCCGGGGCTGGAAGGGAAGTTCGCGCCGGAGGGATAG